Proteins encoded within one genomic window of Halalkalibacillus sediminis:
- a CDS encoding YihY/virulence factor BrkB family protein produces the protein MIFEMKFWKELFNRFNEDDVPGMAAQLSYFFLLSLLPFMIFLLTLLAFLPVSQDQVFDILSRYLPPDAYSLINENLSGVMENQNSGLLSVGIIGTIWSASNGIKALMKAFNRAYHIEEDRPFLKQRLVSIALTIAMILMVAIALALPVFGRLIGEFLFSYLGLSEGFLTLWESMRWAISIILMMTILTILFILAPNKKIPIAYSLPGAIIATIGWALTSLGFSYYVTNFANYSATYGSLGAVIVLMIWFFLTGVMIILGGEVNAILDRHDRTLLSKK, from the coding sequence TTGATCTTTGAAATGAAATTTTGGAAGGAATTATTCAACCGGTTTAATGAGGATGATGTTCCTGGGATGGCTGCACAGCTGTCCTATTTTTTCTTACTGTCATTATTACCGTTCATGATCTTCCTTCTTACATTATTAGCTTTTTTACCGGTATCTCAGGACCAAGTCTTCGATATACTTAGCCGGTACTTGCCACCTGATGCATACTCATTGATTAATGAGAATCTGTCAGGAGTCATGGAAAATCAAAATAGCGGATTATTATCTGTTGGTATTATCGGTACCATTTGGTCTGCTTCAAACGGTATTAAAGCACTGATGAAAGCTTTTAATAGAGCTTACCACATCGAGGAAGATCGACCTTTTTTAAAGCAACGACTTGTCTCAATCGCATTGACGATTGCTATGATTTTAATGGTGGCAATCGCGTTAGCTTTACCCGTCTTTGGCAGGTTGATTGGAGAATTCCTATTTTCTTATTTAGGATTATCTGAAGGATTCTTGACACTATGGGAGTCCATGCGTTGGGCCATATCAATTATATTGATGATGACAATACTGACGATTTTATTTATTCTTGCACCAAATAAAAAAATACCAATAGCTTATTCTTTGCCGGGTGCAATCATAGCTACAATTGGTTGGGCATTGACCTCACTAGGCTTCTCATACTACGTAACGAACTTTGCCAACTATTCAGCTACCTATGGAAGCTTAGGTGCGGTAATCGTACTGATGATCTGGTTTTTCTTAACAGGGGTCATGATTATTCTAGGTGGAGAAGTTAATGCCATATTGGATCGCCATGATCGAACACTATTATCAAAAAAATAA
- a CDS encoding MFS transporter codes for MVNANKRFAILVMIVGISGFSQGMLLPVIAILLEQSGISSSVNGFHATALYIGILIISPFLEAPLRKYGYKPIILVGGALVFSSLFFFTLWEALWFWFILRMMVGVGDTILHFGTQTWITTTTSEDKRGRYIAIYGLAFGLGFAIGPLMTRLIEINPTLPFIVSGAMCLLVWSLMFFVRNEFPVQEGVQFTSTRSIGRFIGAFKYSWVALLAPFTYGFLETTLHSNFPVYALRIGHEVGMISLIIPCFAAGSILSQIPLGILSDYIGRKRVILFVLAGGTISFVFASIFEESVAWLFVTFALGGMLVGSLYSLGISYMTDLLPKELLPAGNILCGVMFGVGSITGPLLAGIFIEYLPGISFFYVIVLFLSVMMLIVYFKNTTKKVT; via the coding sequence ATGGTAAATGCAAATAAGAGATTCGCAATTCTTGTAATGATTGTTGGTATTTCAGGCTTTTCGCAAGGAATGCTATTACCGGTAATTGCTATCTTGTTAGAGCAAAGTGGGATTTCTTCTTCTGTAAATGGTTTTCACGCAACTGCTCTTTACATAGGAATCTTAATTATTTCGCCTTTCTTAGAGGCCCCTTTAAGAAAATATGGCTATAAACCGATTATACTGGTCGGTGGAGCGCTTGTATTTTCTTCCCTATTCTTTTTCACATTATGGGAAGCTTTATGGTTCTGGTTCATCCTTCGCATGATGGTGGGAGTCGGTGATACCATCCTTCACTTTGGGACACAGACTTGGATCACCACGACTACTTCAGAGGATAAACGTGGTCGCTACATCGCAATCTATGGTCTAGCTTTTGGACTCGGTTTTGCCATTGGACCTTTGATGACGCGTCTGATTGAAATCAACCCGACGTTACCGTTTATAGTTAGTGGTGCGATGTGTTTACTAGTATGGTCATTGATGTTCTTTGTACGCAATGAATTCCCCGTCCAAGAAGGGGTTCAATTCACTTCTACTCGTTCCATAGGGCGTTTCATTGGTGCGTTTAAATATTCATGGGTTGCGCTATTAGCCCCATTCACTTATGGATTTTTAGAAACGACGTTACACAGCAATTTTCCCGTATATGCACTGAGGATTGGTCATGAGGTTGGCATGATCTCATTAATCATCCCATGTTTCGCAGCGGGTAGCATACTCTCACAAATTCCTTTAGGTATATTAAGCGATTATATCGGTAGAAAGAGAGTTATCTTATTCGTCCTTGCAGGAGGAACAATTTCATTTGTCTTCGCTTCGATTTTTGAAGAATCCGTCGCTTGGTTATTCGTCACCTTTGCATTAGGCGGGATGCTTGTAGGTTCCTTATATTCCCTAGGTATTTCATATATGACCGATTTACTTCCTAAAGAACTTCTCCCTGCAGGAAACATTTTGTGCGGAGTCATGTTTGGAGTAGGCAGTATAACCGGGCCATTGTTAGCTGGTATATTCATCGAATATTTACCAGGAATATCTTTCTTTTATGTCATCGTGCTATTCTTGTCAGTGATGATGCTGATCGTTTATTTTAAAAATACTACAAAAAAAGTGACCTAA
- a CDS encoding OsmC family protein has product MKFNVTDQHITSELDYGELMISGDETKGFRPFQLMVSSLAGCSALVYKRILEKQKIEYDEMTIEAEVERSEDSVHKIEKVMLNFKVKGEGLNQEKMQKSLHTASKNCSMVQSVVPTIEVIETVEIVEG; this is encoded by the coding sequence ATGAAATTTAACGTTACAGACCAACATATTACGAGTGAATTGGATTATGGAGAATTGATGATTTCCGGGGATGAAACAAAAGGTTTTCGTCCATTTCAATTAATGGTATCTTCTTTAGCAGGTTGTAGTGCACTTGTCTATAAACGTATCTTAGAAAAACAAAAGATCGAATATGATGAAATGACGATTGAAGCTGAAGTTGAACGAAGTGAAGATTCCGTCCATAAAATTGAAAAAGTGATGTTGAACTTCAAAGTTAAAGGTGAAGGTTTGAACCAGGAGAAAATGCAAAAGAGCTTGCATACCGCATCAAAAAACTGTTCTATGGTCCAATCTGTAGTTCCGACTATAGAAGTTATAGAAACTGTTGAAATAGTTGAAGGGTAG
- a CDS encoding SE1561 family protein, protein MTESNETVEELKRRLVDLLQQFDDIDPEKLTVEDIDYYLRLLDEMEQKLK, encoded by the coding sequence ATGACAGAATCAAATGAAACAGTGGAAGAATTGAAGCGAAGGCTAGTAGACCTACTTCAACAATTCGACGACATTGACCCGGAAAAATTAACGGTGGAAGATATCGATTACTATTTACGATTACTTGATGAAATGGAACAAAAATTGAAGTAG
- a CDS encoding Na+/H+ antiporter family protein, with the protein MASVAIIAVLLMVTLSLLRVNVLLAIIISAMSAGLMSGLSFVDTVELFIENVGGAGETAFSYILLGGFAVAIGMTGITKGIVQFLRKAVKGRRVWMLVIIALIASLSQNAIPVHIAFIPILIPPLIAVFDKMQLDRRGVATALTFGLKAPYVMLPLGFGLIFQGIIQEEMANNGLEIPLSEVTLAMLIPGSGMIVGLIIAITITYRKKRDYSKEEPKGQPSNIEEVDDEPFVFERHHFMTLIAIVAALVVQIITEQMVLGALTGLVLMFVLVAVPLKRGEEVMSNGITMMGMIAFIMLAASGFGAVLQETGSVDALVDASSGMLEGQKVLISLILLLVGLVITMGIGTSFGTIPILAVLYVPIATAAGFSPIAIAVLIGTAGALGDAGSPASDSTLGPTAGLNVDGKHNHIWDTCVPTFLHFNIPLFLFGWIASIIL; encoded by the coding sequence ATGGCATCAGTTGCTATAATAGCTGTATTATTGATGGTTACATTGAGCTTACTACGGGTCAATGTGTTATTAGCGATCATCATTTCTGCAATGAGCGCCGGCTTGATGTCGGGCTTGTCATTTGTAGATACAGTTGAATTATTCATAGAGAATGTTGGTGGGGCAGGAGAGACGGCCTTCAGTTATATATTACTTGGTGGTTTTGCAGTAGCCATTGGTATGACAGGTATTACAAAGGGCATCGTACAGTTTCTAAGAAAAGCAGTAAAAGGCCGCCGAGTATGGATGTTAGTGATCATCGCTTTGATCGCTTCACTATCTCAGAATGCGATACCTGTACATATTGCATTCATTCCAATATTAATTCCGCCGTTAATTGCTGTATTCGATAAAATGCAATTGGATCGACGTGGGGTTGCAACTGCGTTGACATTCGGACTGAAAGCTCCATATGTCATGCTTCCGTTAGGATTTGGTTTGATTTTCCAAGGAATTATTCAAGAAGAGATGGCTAATAACGGCTTGGAAATCCCCTTGTCTGAAGTGACATTGGCAATGCTGATTCCTGGTTCAGGGATGATCGTAGGACTGATTATTGCAATTACAATCACTTATCGTAAAAAACGCGATTACAGTAAGGAAGAGCCGAAAGGTCAACCTTCTAACATTGAAGAAGTCGATGATGAACCGTTTGTGTTCGAACGTCATCATTTCATGACACTCATCGCGATCGTCGCGGCATTAGTAGTGCAGATCATTACTGAACAAATGGTGCTAGGAGCTTTAACCGGACTTGTTCTGATGTTCGTGCTAGTCGCTGTACCTCTAAAAAGAGGGGAAGAAGTCATGTCCAACGGTATAACAATGATGGGGATGATTGCATTCATCATGCTAGCTGCTTCAGGCTTCGGTGCCGTCCTTCAAGAAACAGGCTCAGTTGATGCACTAGTCGATGCATCTTCGGGGATGCTTGAAGGTCAGAAAGTATTGATCTCGTTAATTTTATTGTTAGTCGGTTTAGTGATTACGATGGGTATCGGGACCTCGTTCGGTACAATTCCGATTTTGGCAGTACTTTACGTTCCAATTGCAACAGCAGCAGGATTCTCTCCGATTGCCATTGCAGTATTGATTGGAACTGCTGGAGCGTTAGGTGACGCAGGCTCACCTGCTTCAGATAGTACACTTGGTCCAACAGCAGGGCTGAATGTGGATGGAAAGCACAATCATATTTGGGATACTTGTGTTCCAACTTTCTTACACTTTAATATTCCATTATTCTTATTCGGTTGGATCGCATCAATCATTTTATAA
- the pdaA gene encoding delta-lactam-biosynthetic de-N-acetylase — protein sequence MKKNIVLTLIFVLLCSYSASAVSNDSLGYGYKKKFNESPPDLGFYAPLIEKYNGIYMGDPNEKKIYITFDNGYEQGYTSTILDVLKEKKVPATFFLTGHYVDAEVDLVKRMVDEGHLIGNHSDGHLDYTRSSDEKVKEDLRSLDEKVKKTTGQDMSMFFRPAKGVFSERTLKLTDELGYVNVFWTVALVDWYKDQQKGAEHAQNEVLRQVHPGAIVLLHAVSEDNSSALSNLIDELRKRGYEFGSLEELMWERLLPEGI from the coding sequence ATGAAAAAAAATATAGTATTAACATTGATATTTGTACTGTTATGTTCTTATAGTGCATCAGCTGTCTCCAATGATTCACTTGGTTATGGCTATAAGAAAAAATTTAACGAATCACCACCAGACTTAGGTTTTTATGCACCACTGATAGAAAAATACAATGGAATTTACATGGGTGATCCTAATGAGAAAAAGATTTATATCACATTTGATAATGGATATGAACAAGGTTATACGAGTACGATCCTTGATGTTCTAAAGGAGAAAAAGGTACCAGCAACATTTTTTCTAACGGGCCACTATGTAGATGCTGAAGTGGATTTGGTCAAGCGGATGGTTGACGAAGGTCATCTGATCGGAAATCACTCAGATGGTCACCTGGATTACACTAGATCTTCAGATGAAAAAGTGAAAGAAGATTTGCGATCGCTAGATGAGAAGGTTAAGAAGACGACGGGTCAAGATATGAGCATGTTCTTCAGACCTGCTAAAGGCGTATTCAGCGAACGCACATTGAAACTCACGGATGAGCTAGGTTACGTAAATGTATTTTGGACGGTTGCATTAGTCGATTGGTATAAGGATCAACAAAAAGGCGCAGAACATGCGCAAAATGAGGTCCTTCGTCAGGTGCATCCTGGCGCAATTGTGCTCTTACACGCTGTATCAGAGGACAACTCTTCAGCTCTATCAAACCTGATCGATGAGCTTCGAAAACGCGGATATGAATTTGGTTCATTAGAAGAATTAATGTGGGAAAGACTTTTACCTGAGGGAATATAA
- a CDS encoding DNA-3-methyladenine glycosylase family protein: MWKEYYHAQGMYDFDYTLYRMDMDPLIRVNEKERWVDVPVRLGEDAKCVVRVKAEGTTEKPVFSVMSDYDDQQDIIFEHIRNLFQWDRDLEEVDKFFQGTDLALLFFTYPGTPIVRDFHLYDSLMKVIIHQQLNMKFAFTLSTRFAQTFGEEVDGSWFYPTPEQTAKLDYEDLRELQFSQRKAEYVIDTSRKIVDGELDLYELSKKTDSEIMKELTKFRGIGPWTVQNWMLFALGREDLMPGADIGIQNALKKLWKLDKKATKAEVEAAAELWTPFNSYAALTLWRSIE, encoded by the coding sequence ATGTGGAAAGAATATTATCATGCACAAGGGATGTATGATTTTGACTATACTTTGTATCGAATGGATATGGATCCATTAATTCGAGTAAATGAAAAAGAACGTTGGGTCGACGTACCTGTACGTTTAGGAGAAGATGCAAAATGTGTCGTACGAGTAAAGGCGGAAGGCACGACTGAAAAACCAGTTTTCTCCGTCATGTCTGATTACGATGATCAGCAAGATATCATTTTTGAGCATATTCGCAACCTATTTCAATGGGATCGTGACCTAGAAGAAGTGGATAAATTTTTCCAAGGAACAGATTTGGCACTATTATTTTTCACTTATCCCGGAACTCCAATCGTAAGGGACTTTCATTTGTATGATTCGTTAATGAAAGTGATCATTCATCAGCAGTTGAACATGAAGTTCGCATTTACACTGTCAACTCGATTTGCCCAAACTTTCGGTGAAGAGGTAGATGGGTCATGGTTTTATCCCACACCTGAACAGACTGCGAAGCTTGATTATGAAGACTTGAGAGAGCTACAGTTCAGCCAGCGGAAAGCAGAATATGTCATTGATACTTCAAGAAAAATCGTCGATGGTGAGCTCGATCTTTACGAGTTATCCAAAAAAACCGACAGTGAAATCATGAAAGAGTTGACGAAATTCAGAGGAATAGGTCCATGGACCGTGCAAAATTGGATGCTGTTCGCTTTAGGAAGGGAAGATCTCATGCCTGGGGCTGATATCGGAATCCAAAATGCACTCAAGAAATTGTGGAAATTAGATAAAAAAGCGACTAAAGCAGAAGTTGAAGCAGCAGCTGAACTCTGGACCCCATTCAATAGCTACGCAGCACTCACGCTGTGGAGGAGTATAGAGTAA